One Ethanoligenens harbinense YUAN-3 genomic window carries:
- a CDS encoding DUF4368 domain-containing protein — translation MNEWYARDISKKRRISNKIKGSNGEPLGQPPYGYQKDPSSSKRWIIDDEPAAVVRRIYRMTLEGMGTEQVAAALSDEHILTPTFYLKSKGIRRGGRGTQTDPYHWNSSTITKILSLQEYCGDVLNFKTYSISYKHKERLENDRDNWLVFRDVHEPVIDRATWERIQEKRGKTRKRRTQDGEKNMFSGLLVCADCGHNLHYHFNQGNPDIKYFNCSNYKGNRGTCSSTHYIRVDFLEQVVLGEIHRLTRFASRYEKEFAQAVMGHSQQALAQEQQMKQKELKKLLARDAELDSLFESIYEDNVSGKLSDDRFGRMSVKYDEEQHEVQEKIKKLKTELEKASGKTVTADMFISTVRKYTRARKLTPRMLNELIDHIEVHQAEKVDGVYVQKLTIHYNCVGSIEIPDIMPLPEPDVLINTRKGVAVSYPSTQKAV, via the coding sequence TTGAACGAGTGGTATGCACGCGACATCAGCAAAAAGCGGCGCATCAGCAATAAGATCAAGGGCAGTAACGGGGAGCCGCTGGGCCAACCGCCCTACGGGTATCAGAAGGACCCGAGCAGCTCCAAGCGTTGGATTATCGACGATGAACCTGCTGCCGTGGTGCGCCGCATTTACCGCATGACGCTGGAGGGCATGGGCACGGAGCAGGTTGCCGCCGCCCTGTCGGACGAGCACATCCTTACCCCTACGTTCTATCTGAAAAGCAAGGGCATCCGTCGCGGCGGGAGAGGCACCCAAACCGACCCGTACCACTGGAACAGCTCCACCATCACGAAAATCCTGTCCCTTCAGGAATACTGCGGGGATGTGCTCAATTTCAAGACGTACTCTATTTCCTATAAGCATAAGGAGCGCCTTGAAAACGACCGGGACAACTGGCTGGTGTTTCGGGATGTGCACGAGCCGGTGATCGACCGGGCGACGTGGGAGCGCATTCAGGAGAAGCGCGGCAAGACCCGCAAACGCAGAACCCAGGACGGAGAGAAAAACATGTTTTCCGGCCTACTGGTCTGTGCGGATTGTGGGCACAACCTACACTATCATTTCAATCAGGGCAACCCGGACATCAAGTATTTCAACTGCTCCAACTATAAGGGCAACCGGGGCACTTGCTCCTCTACGCATTATATCCGGGTGGATTTTCTGGAACAGGTGGTTTTGGGTGAAATCCATCGTCTGACCCGTTTCGCCAGCCGATATGAAAAGGAATTCGCGCAGGCGGTCATGGGCCACTCCCAGCAGGCGCTGGCGCAAGAGCAGCAGATGAAGCAAAAGGAGCTCAAAAAGCTGCTTGCCCGCGACGCGGAGCTGGATAGCCTGTTTGAGAGCATTTACGAGGACAATGTTTCCGGCAAGCTCTCGGACGACCGTTTCGGCCGCATGTCGGTCAAGTACGACGAGGAACAGCATGAGGTTCAAGAAAAAATCAAAAAGCTGAAAACCGAGTTGGAAAAAGCCAGCGGCAAAACGGTGACAGCGGATATGTTCATCTCCACCGTCCGCAAATACACCCGCGCCAGAAAACTCACGCCGCGTATGCTGAACGAGCTGATCGACCATATCGAGGTGCATCAGGCGGAAAAGGTGGACGGCGTTTACGTTCAAAAACTTACGATTCACTATAACTGCGTCGGCTCCATTGAGATTCCAGACATTATGCCTTTACCCGAACCGGACGTGCTGATCAACACGCGAAAAGGGGTAGCCGTAAGCTACCCCTCAACTCAAAAAGCCGTATAA
- a CDS encoding DUF4368 domain-containing protein, which translates to MKTGTVSYKNHKMISKPKDNWICVKGTHEPIIDRETWELCAEIDRKQYKPRTHKNGEISLFGGLLRCADCGFAMRYAEENHVRKSGRKVKYVSYMCGNYGRSGKTACSAHMIYLQPLTELVIDDIHRQASGVLQDENKVRQELLRQKSKQSEQQLAADHKALKTTGKRLKELDRLISSLYEDKVRGAIPESVCAGLMQKYEAERKEKTAQAHGLEEKIAASAQDEREVDSFLAAIKKYVAVEQLDREMLLELINYIEIGERFIKGNQKYRKITIHYNFVGKIK; encoded by the coding sequence ATGAAAACTGGCACCGTTTCCTACAAGAACCACAAAATGATTTCCAAACCGAAAGATAACTGGATTTGCGTGAAAGGCACCCATGAACCGATCATCGACCGTGAAACATGGGAATTGTGTGCGGAAATTGACCGCAAGCAGTATAAGCCCCGTACCCACAAAAACGGTGAAATCAGTTTGTTCGGCGGATTGCTGCGTTGTGCGGATTGCGGTTTCGCCATGCGTTACGCTGAAGAGAACCATGTGCGCAAGAGTGGTCGCAAGGTTAAATACGTCAGCTACATGTGCGGCAATTACGGTCGCAGTGGCAAGACCGCCTGCTCGGCGCACATGATTTATCTTCAGCCATTAACGGAATTAGTGATTGACGATATTCACAGGCAGGCCAGCGGCGTTTTGCAGGACGAGAACAAGGTGCGACAGGAGTTGCTCCGGCAGAAATCCAAGCAATCAGAGCAGCAGCTTGCCGCCGATCACAAGGCCCTCAAAACGACCGGCAAGCGTCTGAAGGAGCTTGACCGCCTCATTTCCAGCTTATATGAGGATAAGGTGCGCGGGGCCATCCCGGAGAGCGTATGCGCTGGCCTGATGCAGAAGTACGAGGCCGAGCGCAAGGAAAAGACCGCGCAGGCGCATGGGCTGGAAGAAAAGATTGCCGCATCGGCTCAGGATGAACGGGAAGTGGACAGCTTTCTCGCCGCCATTAAGAAATACGTGGCCGTGGAACAGCTCGACCGGGAAATGCTGCTGGAGCTGATCAATTACATTGAAATCGGCGAACGGTTCATCAAGGGCAACCAGAAATATCGCAAGATCACCATTCACTATAACTTTGTGGGCAAGATCAAGTAA
- a CDS encoding recombinase family protein codes for MTNQDAIKVGIYVRLSKDDERIGESVSIENQKLMLTHYAEQQGWFDYSIYCDDGYSGTSFQRPGVERLIEDAKDGKINLILVKDLSRFGRNYIQVGQFTDYVFPMIGCRFIAVNDGVDTLHNDNDMMPFRNLFNEFQSKDTSKKIKAVRTACARSRKYIVTYPPYGCLKNPERCMLGIWYK; via the coding sequence ATGACAAACCAGGACGCCATTAAAGTCGGCATCTACGTTCGGTTAAGTAAAGACGATGAACGGATCGGAGAATCCGTGAGCATTGAGAATCAAAAGCTGATGCTCACGCACTACGCCGAACAGCAGGGTTGGTTCGATTACAGCATCTATTGCGACGATGGTTACAGCGGCACCAGTTTCCAGCGGCCCGGGGTGGAACGGCTGATTGAGGACGCGAAAGATGGCAAAATCAATCTCATTCTGGTGAAGGATTTATCCCGCTTTGGACGCAACTACATACAGGTTGGGCAATTTACGGATTATGTTTTTCCGATGATTGGGTGCAGGTTCATTGCCGTAAATGACGGCGTGGATACGCTTCATAACGACAACGACATGATGCCCTTTCGAAATTTGTTCAACGAATTTCAAAGCAAAGATACCAGCAAAAAGATCAAAGCTGTTCGTACCGCTTGCGCAAGATCCAGGAAATATATTGTAACTTATCCACCTTATGGGTGCTTGAAAAATCCCGAGAGGTGTATGTTGGGGATATGGTACAAATGA
- a CDS encoding nitroreductase family protein, producing MFDSSLFEIIHGRRAVRNYKPNVKIPENEIAEMLQEATRAPSGGNLQSWRFLVLDSLEQKQKLFSIAYNQKQVVEASAVIVVLGDLECYKMAKKIYNQAVEAGVMPEDVAKFSIGRYTDLYSNMSQEDVLQNVSLECGLVSMQFMLVARAKGYDTGPMRGFSKEQLMKAFNIGDRYTPVLLIALGESAKAGYPTVRLPIESITFFNEIHKN from the coding sequence ATGTTTGATTCGTCGCTGTTCGAGATCATCCATGGACGCCGCGCCGTGCGAAACTATAAACCGAATGTCAAAATCCCAGAAAATGAGATAGCAGAAATGTTGCAGGAAGCCACACGGGCACCGTCGGGTGGAAATCTGCAATCTTGGCGCTTTTTAGTTCTTGATTCACTGGAGCAAAAACAAAAGTTATTTTCCATTGCATATAATCAAAAACAAGTTGTGGAAGCATCTGCTGTAATCGTTGTGCTTGGTGATCTGGAATGCTATAAAATGGCCAAAAAAATTTACAATCAAGCAGTTGAAGCGGGGGTAATGCCAGAGGATGTAGCAAAATTTTCAATCGGACGCTATACTGATTTATATTCCAACATGTCACAGGAAGATGTCCTCCAAAACGTTAGCCTCGAATGTGGATTGGTGTCTATGCAGTTCATGCTTGTTGCCCGCGCTAAAGGATATGATACCGGTCCAATGAGGGGATTTAGCAAGGAACAGCTAATGAAAGCGTTCAATATTGGCGATCGCTACACTCCTGTTTTGCTTATCGCCCTTGGAGAATCTGCCAAAGCTGGGTATCCAACCGTGAGACTTCCAATAGAAAGCATTACTTTTTTTAATGAAATTCATAAAAATTAA
- a CDS encoding winged helix-turn-helix transcriptional regulator has product MDTNEYEDFLSNLKSYQGNPKCFLLQSLEILHGKWTAKIIFHLLKSESMRFGDLKKAIPAITNTMLTTTLRALEQQEILNRRQYNEIPPHVEYFLTEKGSALLPIFYELWHWGKIYPIENGISE; this is encoded by the coding sequence ATGGATACAAATGAATATGAGGATTTCTTGTCTAATTTAAAAAGCTATCAAGGAAATCCAAAATGTTTTTTATTACAATCGTTAGAAATTTTGCATGGAAAATGGACGGCAAAAATTATATTCCATTTATTGAAAAGCGAAAGTATGCGCTTTGGTGATTTAAAAAAAGCGATTCCCGCTATCACAAACACAATGCTTACAACTACATTAAGAGCACTGGAACAGCAAGAAATATTGAACCGCAGGCAATACAATGAAATTCCTCCACATGTTGAATATTTCCTCACTGAAAAAGGAAGTGCTCTTTTGCCTATCTTTTATGAATTGTGGCATTGGGGTAAAATATATCCGATTGAGAATGGGATCTCTGAATAA
- the istB gene encoding IS21-like element helper ATPase IstB — protein sequence MTELTMERLRENLESLKMKNTLEILDNYLERAVKDELNVVDVLDHIFAEEALSKRRRAYEKQVQMSGFPIKKTLEDFDFSFQPSIDKRQIEELATMRFLENGENIVFLGLPGVGKTHLASALGLVAAKHRFSTYYINCHTLIEQLKKAHFENRLPDKLKTLGKYKMLIIDEIGYLPMDIQGANLFFQLIARRYERVSTIFTSNKTFSQWNEIFADVTIASAILDRVLHHCTVVNIKGESYRLKERKEYMKQKQHIVNTLFEQGQN from the coding sequence ATGACGGAACTGACGATGGAACGTCTCAGGGAAAACCTCGAAAGCCTTAAGATGAAAAACACGCTGGAGATATTGGACAATTATCTTGAAAGAGCTGTAAAGGACGAACTCAACGTTGTAGATGTGCTCGACCATATCTTTGCCGAGGAAGCATTGTCAAAACGGCGACGCGCCTATGAAAAGCAGGTGCAAATGTCCGGATTTCCCATCAAAAAAACGTTGGAGGATTTTGATTTCAGTTTCCAGCCCTCCATTGACAAGCGCCAGATTGAAGAACTGGCTACCATGCGTTTCCTTGAAAACGGAGAGAATATCGTCTTCCTCGGCCTGCCCGGTGTGGGCAAGACCCATTTGGCCTCAGCACTGGGGCTGGTTGCCGCCAAGCATCGATTCTCCACCTATTACATCAACTGCCACACCCTAATTGAGCAGCTCAAAAAGGCTCATTTTGAGAATAGACTACCGGACAAGCTCAAAACTCTGGGCAAGTACAAAATGCTCATTATTGACGAAATTGGCTATCTCCCGATGGATATTCAGGGGGCGAATCTGTTTTTTCAACTGATTGCGAGACGTTATGAGAGAGTCTCCACGATCTTTACCTCCAATAAGACCTTTTCCCAATGGAATGAGATCTTCGCCGACGTCACTATCGCCTCTGCAATCCTAGACCGTGTTTTGCACCACTGCACCGTTGTCAATATCAAGGGTGAGAGCTATCGCCTTAAAGAGCGAAAGGAGTACATGAAGCAGAAGCAGCACATCGTCAACACCCTTTTCGAGCAGGGCCAAAACTAA
- the istA gene encoding IS21 family transposase: MEGANRMDIRSDRQKGLSYTEIARKYNIDPRTAKKYAESEARPVYSLSATKPSKLDPYKEQITVWLEEAPYSAERILEKIQEQGFEGGHSIVREYVRNKKEQLDEKATVRFETMPGLQGQMDWAFFEDHTVPEDGKLKKLYCFLFILGYSRTRYIEFVTNMSTNTLIRCHANAFRYLGGYPEEILYDNMKQVVIKRLLKQEDSTLNRQFEDFAGFYGFKPVLCRPYRGQTKGKIERTVQFVRDNFMIGIKYSSLDDLNGQALAWCNKVNGKVHATTNEIPFERLKKEGLNPLKREYIIDKINLRRVQKDCLISYGGNQYSVPSEYAGEDVAVVALDNVLAVYYEGKQIALHRISYQKKDMVVNAHHYRRLTVKQSFDTENTLLDGDSVIDFPIQQHDLNRYDEVLL; encoded by the coding sequence ATGGAAGGAGCAAACCGGATGGATATCCGAAGCGACCGGCAAAAAGGACTGAGCTACACAGAGATAGCGCGCAAGTACAACATTGACCCGAGGACGGCGAAGAAATACGCCGAGAGCGAGGCGCGACCGGTATACAGCCTGAGCGCAACGAAGCCGTCGAAGCTGGACCCCTACAAGGAGCAGATAACGGTATGGCTGGAGGAAGCGCCGTACTCAGCGGAGCGGATACTGGAGAAAATTCAGGAGCAGGGCTTCGAGGGTGGGCACAGCATCGTGCGGGAATACGTGCGAAACAAGAAGGAACAGTTGGACGAGAAAGCAACGGTGCGGTTTGAAACGATGCCGGGACTTCAAGGGCAGATGGACTGGGCGTTTTTTGAGGATCACACCGTGCCGGAGGATGGGAAGCTGAAAAAGCTGTACTGTTTTCTGTTCATTTTGGGGTACTCGCGGACACGGTACATAGAGTTTGTGACCAACATGAGTACCAACACTCTGATCCGCTGCCATGCCAACGCGTTCCGGTATTTAGGCGGTTACCCGGAGGAAATTCTGTATGACAACATGAAGCAGGTCGTCATCAAACGGCTGCTGAAGCAGGAAGACAGTACCCTCAACCGGCAGTTTGAGGATTTCGCCGGATTCTATGGGTTCAAGCCTGTGCTGTGCCGGCCATACCGAGGCCAGACAAAGGGTAAAATAGAGCGCACGGTACAGTTCGTACGGGATAATTTCATGATTGGCATCAAGTACTCTTCACTTGACGACCTCAATGGCCAGGCTCTCGCATGGTGTAATAAGGTCAATGGGAAAGTCCACGCCACAACAAATGAAATTCCCTTCGAGAGACTAAAAAAAGAGGGCCTTAACCCTCTTAAACGTGAATATATCATCGACAAAATCAATCTGCGCCGGGTACAAAAAGACTGCCTCATCTCGTACGGCGGTAATCAGTATTCCGTGCCATCGGAATACGCCGGCGAAGATGTGGCAGTCGTAGCATTGGACAACGTGCTTGCTGTCTACTATGAAGGAAAGCAAATTGCCCTGCACCGAATATCCTACCAGAAAAAAGACATGGTCGTCAATGCCCATCATTATCGCAGGCTGACCGTCAAGCAATCCTTTGATACAGAAAACACCCTGCTGGACGGCGACAGTGTCATCGACTTTCCTATCCAACAACACGATTTGAACCGGTATGACGAGGTGCTGCTATGA
- a CDS encoding helicase C-terminal domain-containing protein, which produces MPAEEIAFIHDANSETQKAELFAKVRKGQVRILLGSTSKMGAGTNVQERLAVIHHADCPWRPRDLTQRDGSGIRQGNLFETIKIFRYVTKGTFDAYNWSLVESKQKFISQVVTGKSPARSCEDVDDTALSYAEVKALATGDERTKEKMTLDIEVAKLRVYQTDFNSQHYEMEDNVLRYFPGQIKEKEAKIAGLEQDIALYGEQKPQNPEAFSMTVRDAVFHERKAAGEAIIEACKTVDCTDEAAEIGKYCGFSILIRWDAFSKLFHLSLKNVLSHTVDVGMDAAGNVARIHNELERMPEELRAAQDTLDTLHQQMETAREELQKPFPQEADLAAKEKRLNALNALLAAESRKPRDGQAHAESAPEPVLRPAEKPCVHALLSELVKKAAEAPHSTHDKPIREPAR; this is translated from the coding sequence ATGCCTGCCGAGGAGATCGCGTTCATTCACGACGCGAACAGCGAGACGCAGAAAGCCGAACTTTTTGCAAAAGTCCGCAAAGGGCAGGTGCGGATTTTGCTCGGCTCCACCTCTAAAATGGGCGCGGGTACGAACGTGCAGGAGCGCCTCGCGGTGATTCATCACGCCGATTGCCCGTGGCGGCCCCGCGACCTGACACAGCGCGACGGGAGCGGGATCAGGCAGGGCAATCTGTTTGAAACCATCAAAATTTTCCGATATGTCACGAAAGGGACATTTGACGCCTACAATTGGAGCCTCGTTGAATCGAAGCAGAAATTTATTTCGCAGGTAGTGACGGGAAAAAGCCCGGCCCGGAGCTGCGAGGATGTGGACGATACCGCGCTTTCCTATGCGGAGGTCAAGGCCCTTGCGACCGGTGACGAGCGCACCAAGGAGAAAATGACGCTGGATATTGAAGTTGCCAAACTGCGCGTGTATCAGACGGACTTCAACAGCCAGCACTATGAAATGGAGGACAATGTTCTGCGGTATTTTCCGGGTCAGATCAAGGAAAAGGAGGCCAAAATCGCCGGTCTGGAGCAGGATATTGCCCTTTACGGGGAACAAAAACCGCAGAACCCGGAGGCGTTTTCCATGACGGTGCGGGACGCTGTATTTCACGAGCGAAAGGCGGCTGGCGAGGCGATCATCGAAGCCTGCAAGACGGTGGACTGCACCGACGAGGCGGCGGAGATCGGAAAGTATTGCGGCTTTTCCATTCTCATCCGCTGGGATGCATTCAGCAAATTGTTTCATCTGTCTTTGAAGAATGTGCTCTCCCACACGGTGGACGTGGGGATGGACGCTGCCGGCAACGTGGCGCGCATCCACAATGAGCTGGAGCGCATGCCGGAGGAACTGCGCGCCGCGCAAGACACGCTGGATACCCTGCACCAGCAGATGGAAACCGCGCGGGAGGAACTGCAAAAGCCGTTCCCGCAGGAGGCGGATCTGGCCGCAAAGGAAAAGCGCCTGAACGCGCTCAACGCCCTGTTGGCGGCTGAAAGCCGGAAGCCGCGTGACGGACAGGCGCACGCCGAAAGCGCGCCGGAACCGGTGCTGCGGCCCGCAGAAAAACCGTGCGTCCACGCGCTGCTTTCCGAGCTGGTGAAGAAGGCGGCGGAGGCTCCGCACTCCACCCACGACAAGCCCATTCGGGAACCGGCGAGGTGA
- a CDS encoding plasmid mobilization protein: MPKENRQRAVQIHFRVSEKERDLIYKKMEQAGIHDTNAYLRKMAIDGYVVYADMSDVKELVALLRRSGANVNQIARRANETNNLYAEDVADLERHYGTLLDSLNKLLEKWNEL, from the coding sequence ATGCCAAAGGAGAACCGGCAGCGGGCCGTCCAGATCCATTTCCGCGTGAGCGAAAAAGAGCGCGACCTGATCTATAAAAAGATGGAGCAGGCCGGTATCCATGATACCAACGCCTACCTGCGCAAGATGGCGATTGACGGCTATGTGGTGTACGCGGATATGTCCGATGTAAAAGAGCTGGTGGCGCTCTTGCGGCGCAGCGGCGCGAATGTCAACCAGATCGCCCGGCGCGCCAATGAAACGAACAACCTGTACGCCGAGGATGTGGCCGATCTGGAGCGCCATTACGGCACCCTGCTCGATAGCCTGAACAAGCTGCTGGAAAAATGGAATGAACTATAG
- a CDS encoding YjcQ family protein: MNNDISFVAKQIMKWFEFCNSSVGDIMSSSHLLSLSCKTPIWTSQQRKAIPAAIEHLVEQGYITATENDYIRLAQKGYDTLHMMNSSEIIKLLLEKYQSGDASNIDPAEYGVDRIRLLEIVDIMEKGNLIKGASITRAGQGNKIVYGWPEQARITLQGINYLQGRSATMTNQTTYNISDSSLIGSQIGTLNSQLNFNQTSFSDEITQAISGIKAIPELSQENMETIIDLLGQISIAVQSDNKEEQTEAKFTLKGVIKGMGNAGIKVIGVLSGLANLAKFLGFPAP; encoded by the coding sequence ATGAATAATGATATTAGTTTTGTTGCCAAACAAATTATGAAATGGTTTGAGTTTTGCAATTCATCGGTTGGCGATATAATGTCATCCTCTCACTTGCTTTCATTGTCATGTAAAACGCCGATATGGACAAGTCAACAACGGAAAGCTATCCCTGCGGCGATTGAACATCTAGTTGAACAGGGCTATATTACAGCGACCGAAAATGACTATATTCGGCTTGCGCAGAAAGGATATGACACACTACATATGATGAACTCATCAGAAATTATCAAGTTGCTATTAGAAAAATATCAATCTGGTGATGCTTCAAATATCGACCCGGCAGAGTATGGTGTTGACAGGATTAGACTTCTGGAAATAGTTGATATTATGGAGAAGGGCAACCTGATTAAAGGAGCTTCTATTACGCGAGCTGGGCAGGGGAACAAAATAGTTTACGGGTGGCCGGAGCAAGCTCGGATTACACTACAAGGTATCAATTATCTACAAGGACGGAGTGCAACTATGACAAATCAAACAACTTACAACATTAGTGATTCTTCTCTAATTGGCTCTCAGATTGGAACATTAAATAGCCAACTCAATTTCAATCAAACTTCTTTTTCTGATGAAATTACTCAAGCTATTTCGGGAATAAAAGCTATACCAGAATTATCACAAGAAAACATGGAGACGATAATCGACTTGTTGGGTCAAATAAGTATTGCAGTACAATCTGATAACAAAGAAGAACAAACAGAAGCAAAATTCACGCTAAAAGGGGTGATTAAGGGTATGGGTAATGCTGGAATTAAAGTCATTGGTGTGCTGTCCGGATTGGCAAACTTAGCAAAGTTTTTAGGTTTCCCTGCACCATGA
- a CDS encoding class I SAM-dependent methyltransferase: MSGFFQNTNKPEGLGGKIMVTSMNIGHTPVATWGLTHITPSKADSVLEIGCGGGANITRLLALCPEGHVTGVDYSPVSVKASRKNNAAAISKGKCTVVQANVSALPFEPEQFDLVTAFETVYFWPDIENAFRQVLSVLKPGGNFFICNEADGLNPANEKWTSKIEGMTIYNAEQLSTLLKSAGFTDIQTDGDAKRHWLCVKAKKRESKNV; the protein is encoded by the coding sequence ATGAGTGGATTTTTTCAAAACACCAACAAGCCGGAGGGCTTGGGCGGGAAAATCATGGTGACAAGTATGAACATTGGCCATACCCCGGTTGCCACATGGGGTCTTACGCACATTACCCCAAGTAAAGCGGACAGCGTGTTGGAAATTGGTTGCGGCGGCGGAGCGAATATTACGCGACTGCTGGCGCTTTGCCCGGAAGGACACGTGACTGGAGTGGATTATTCGCCTGTCAGCGTGAAAGCGTCGCGTAAAAATAACGCGGCGGCGATCAGTAAAGGCAAGTGCACCGTCGTGCAAGCGAATGTATCCGCTCTGCCCTTTGAACCGGAACAATTCGATCTTGTGACTGCCTTTGAGACGGTTTATTTCTGGCCGGATATCGAAAACGCTTTCCGACAGGTACTGAGTGTACTAAAGCCCGGAGGCAACTTTTTTATCTGCAACGAAGCCGACGGTTTGAACCCTGCCAACGAGAAGTGGACGAGTAAGATTGAAGGAATGACCATTTACAACGCAGAGCAGCTTTCCACACTGTTGAAAAGCGCAGGATTTACGGATATTCAAACAGACGGAGACGCAAAACGCCATTGGCTTTGCGTGAAAGCCAAGAAAAGAGAATCAAAAAATGTCTAA
- a CDS encoding MBL fold metallo-hydrolase has translation MSKKASKLQEKYMAMIYRGKEIFKPLNTGVIDEHVKCVREFVANIFFYTKNEQTIMIDAGYNYERLEEKMEWLDLDPDNIKDILVTHQDTDHVGAIEADSNQLFKDATIYIGEIENKYLTGEVRRKVIFHLYKLPQVTINNKKILLKDGQVFTIGDIKVEAFLIPGHTWGHMVYLIDDTYLFTGDAIWFGADGGYSFINALAEDIELEKRSLAMLEKKLRERHLNPIIITGHTGYSDDINFSFAHRDEVCNSMKKQKPHDPDAPYDGYDESDDTEEKARTIRLKKANRVKVIQGTEI, from the coding sequence ATGTCTAAGAAGGCTTCAAAATTACAGGAAAAATATATGGCTATGATATATCGAGGTAAGGAAATTTTCAAACCGCTCAATACCGGTGTAATCGATGAACACGTGAAGTGTGTCAGAGAGTTTGTTGCCAACATCTTCTTCTATACGAAAAATGAACAGACAATTATGATTGATGCTGGATATAATTATGAGCGGCTGGAAGAGAAGATGGAATGGCTGGATCTGGATCCGGATAATATTAAAGATATTCTGGTGACTCACCAGGACACCGATCACGTTGGCGCGATCGAAGCTGACAGTAATCAGTTGTTTAAGGATGCAACGATCTATATTGGAGAAATCGAAAATAAATATTTGACCGGTGAAGTGCGCCGCAAAGTGATTTTTCACTTGTATAAGCTTCCGCAGGTAACAATTAATAACAAAAAGATTCTTCTAAAGGACGGACAGGTATTTACCATCGGAGACATTAAGGTAGAAGCTTTTCTGATCCCGGGGCATACATGGGGTCACATGGTCTATCTCATCGATGATACATATCTTTTTACCGGCGATGCCATTTGGTTCGGTGCAGACGGAGGATATAGCTTTATTAATGCTCTTGCTGAGGATATCGAATTGGAAAAGAGATCTCTGGCGATGCTTGAGAAAAAGCTGAGGGAAAGGCATTTGAACCCTATCATCATCACAGGACACACCGGATATTCGGATGATATCAATTTTTCTTTTGCCCATCGTGATGAGGTATGCAATAGCATGAAAAAACAGAAGCCGCATGATCCGGATGCACCATATGATGGGTACGACGAGAGTGATGATACGGAAGAGAAGGCAAGGACGATCCGATTAAAAAAAGCCAACCGCGTAAAAGTAATACAGGGAACCGAGATTTGA